A genome region from Dendrosporobacter quercicolus includes the following:
- a CDS encoding LysR family transcriptional regulator: MAIQKYQAFLKTVEYGSLTKAAQELGYTQSAVSHMLNALENEWGVTLLTRDRSGVSITSDGLQLLPLVRNICNANRELITKIGELHGLESGIIRIGTFTSVSVHWLPNMIKTFQNEYPKIDFELLHGDYTEIENWIMEGRTDCGFLRLPAKAKLESIFLEQDRLMVILPEQHPLVTCARFPVSKLSDEPFILLEVGSENEITGIFEANGIRPNVRFTARDDYAIISMVESGLGISILPELVLHRTPYKIVQKELDAPAYRKLGIVLKNTRQASPAVKRFLDYLHHRKTLLS; encoded by the coding sequence GTGGCTATTCAAAAATATCAAGCCTTTCTAAAAACAGTGGAATATGGGAGCCTTACGAAAGCGGCGCAGGAGCTTGGCTATACGCAATCCGCCGTCAGCCATATGCTCAATGCTCTGGAAAACGAGTGGGGCGTTACTTTGCTTACCCGTGACCGCTCCGGCGTAAGTATTACATCCGATGGTTTACAGCTTTTACCGCTGGTGCGAAACATTTGCAATGCAAACCGGGAGCTTATCACCAAAATCGGCGAACTACACGGCCTGGAATCCGGTATCATTAGAATCGGCACATTTACCAGCGTATCTGTGCATTGGCTTCCCAATATGATAAAAACCTTCCAGAACGAATACCCCAAAATTGATTTTGAGCTCCTGCACGGTGATTACACCGAAATTGAAAACTGGATTATGGAAGGCCGGACAGACTGCGGCTTTCTTCGCCTGCCCGCGAAAGCGAAATTGGAGAGCATTTTTTTGGAACAGGACCGCCTCATGGTGATATTGCCGGAGCAGCACCCGCTTGTCACCTGCGCGCGCTTCCCGGTCAGCAAGCTATCGGACGAGCCGTTTATTCTGTTAGAAGTAGGTTCGGAAAACGAAATAACGGGGATTTTCGAGGCGAATGGCATACGCCCTAATGTACGCTTTACGGCAAGAGACGACTACGCTATTATTTCAATGGTCGAGAGCGGATTAGGTATCAGCATATTGCCTGAGCTAGTACTTCACCGCACACCTTATAAAATTGTCCAGAAAGAATTAGACGCCCCTGCTTACCGTAAGCTGGGAATCGTATTGAAAAATACCCGCCAGGCATCTCCTGCCGTCAAACGGTTTTTAGATTATCTGCATCATAGAAAGACCTTACTTTCATAG
- a CDS encoding APC family permease, whose translation MMRLLRRLLIGRPLHNQEIAHEKMPKWKALSIFSSDALSSVAYGPEQIMLILAVPGLMAYGFLGPVAIAILLLLAIVTFSYVQVTRVTPGGGGSYAVARANLGELPALTAAAALFADYTLTVAVSVCAGTAAIVSAFPDLAGYEVTIDLIVLFAILMLLNLRGMRESATAFVYPTYAFIIGIALLILTGFYQALTTPLPAIPQESLSPHWDWAITLLVLRAFASGCSSMTGLEAISNGVSMFKKPSIQNAVVTTYWMSAILGLMFISISFFILHFHILPLGEVTALSQIAELIFGRNWAYYYIQVTTMLILYLAANTAFNGLPPLLSILARDGYMPRYLGFRGERLNFSNGIILLSMIAGLLIILYQGDTEHLISLYAVGVFISFTIAQSGMVVHWRREKTPGWLPRAILNTIGATVTGIVVLMIAVTKFAYGAWMILIFIPVMIMAFKKIRSHYNDMAEQLHLPLEELPPANSANVAGKNIVIIPISTPTAVVAQTLKYAKSIGNTVVALHIATDEEAGQKVRTKWLRWNPGIELVTVYSPYRLVIQPLIDYIDEIAAKKDPEDFITVLIPEFETKQWWHRLLHNQTGWILRTLLILRKNVIVTTIPFHLKR comes from the coding sequence ATGATGCGATTGTTAAGGCGGTTGCTAATTGGCCGGCCGTTGCACAATCAGGAAATTGCTCACGAAAAAATGCCAAAATGGAAAGCTCTGTCCATTTTTTCATCAGATGCACTTTCTTCAGTCGCTTACGGTCCTGAGCAAATCATGCTGATTCTGGCGGTTCCCGGCCTAATGGCCTATGGTTTTCTTGGTCCGGTAGCAATAGCCATATTGCTGCTGCTGGCGATTGTCACTTTTTCCTATGTGCAGGTGACCCGAGTTACGCCCGGCGGCGGCGGATCGTACGCGGTAGCCAGGGCAAATTTGGGTGAGCTGCCGGCGCTTACAGCGGCGGCGGCTTTGTTTGCCGACTACACGCTGACTGTGGCAGTCAGCGTCTGTGCAGGCACTGCCGCAATTGTTTCGGCATTTCCCGACCTCGCCGGTTACGAGGTTACCATAGATTTAATCGTTTTATTTGCCATATTGATGCTCCTTAACTTGCGGGGAATGCGCGAATCGGCGACTGCATTTGTGTATCCGACCTACGCCTTTATTATTGGCATTGCCCTGTTAATTCTGACAGGCTTTTATCAAGCGTTAACCACACCGCTGCCGGCAATCCCGCAGGAATCGCTTTCACCGCACTGGGATTGGGCAATAACCCTTTTGGTCTTGCGGGCTTTTGCCAGTGGCTGCAGTTCCATGACCGGACTGGAGGCAATATCCAACGGAGTATCGATGTTTAAGAAACCGTCAATCCAGAATGCCGTAGTCACAACCTACTGGATGTCTGCAATTTTAGGATTGATGTTCATCAGCATTTCTTTTTTTATTCTGCATTTTCATATATTACCGTTGGGAGAAGTTACCGCCTTATCGCAAATTGCCGAACTCATCTTTGGCCGAAACTGGGCTTACTATTATATTCAGGTTACGACCATGCTGATCCTATATCTGGCGGCCAATACGGCTTTTAACGGCTTGCCGCCGCTACTGTCAATCTTGGCAAGAGATGGTTATATGCCGCGTTATTTAGGCTTTAGAGGCGAGCGCCTTAATTTTTCCAATGGCATCATTTTGCTGAGTATGATCGCCGGCTTGCTAATCATCCTGTATCAGGGCGATACTGAACATCTCATTTCGCTGTATGCTGTAGGCGTTTTCATTTCTTTTACCATTGCGCAGTCCGGGATGGTTGTACACTGGCGCAGGGAGAAAACTCCGGGCTGGCTGCCCCGGGCAATATTAAATACCATTGGCGCAACGGTTACCGGCATCGTGGTACTCATGATCGCCGTCACCAAATTTGCTTACGGAGCCTGGATGATTTTGATCTTTATCCCTGTAATGATCATGGCGTTTAAAAAAATCCGCAGCCATTATAATGATATGGCCGAACAGCTTCATTTACCGCTGGAAGAACTGCCTCCGGCAAATTCAGCGAATGTAGCAGGCAAGAATATTGTTATCATTCCAATCTCCACACCAACCGCAGTTGTCGCTCAAACTTTAAAATATGCCAAATCCATCGGCAATACTGTTGTGGCCCTGCATATCGCCACAGATGAAGAAGCAGGTCAAAAAGTACGGACAAAGTGGCTGCGCTGGAACCCGGGGATTGAGCTTGTTACCGTCTACTCGCCCTATCGCCTGGTCATTCAGCCGCTCATTGACTATATTGATGAAATTGCCGCAAAAAAAGATCCGGAAGACTTTATCACTGTACTCATTCCTGAGTTTGAAACCAAACAATGGTGGCATCGCCTGCTGCATAACCAGACAGGCTGGATTTTACGTACTTTGCTGATCTTAAGAAAAAACGTCATTGTAACAACAATTCCGTTTCACCTGAAACGGTAG
- a CDS encoding ArsR/SmtB family transcription factor: MRGPECLEDLCEQFCEHPNIICIARNEAIPDSEAQQIAEIFKLLGDTTRVKILQILSKRELCVCDIAAVVDMGQSAVSHQLRLLRSARLVKYRREGKLAWYSLDDEHVGSLLAQSIEHIKHD, from the coding sequence ATGCGCGGTCCTGAATGCCTGGAGGATCTTTGCGAACAGTTTTGTGAGCATCCGAACATCATCTGTATCGCCAGAAACGAAGCGATTCCTGACAGTGAGGCCCAGCAAATTGCTGAAATTTTCAAGCTGCTTGGGGATACAACCAGAGTAAAAATTTTACAAATCCTATCAAAACGGGAGTTATGCGTCTGCGATATTGCCGCGGTTGTCGATATGGGACAATCGGCGGTATCGCATCAGCTCCGCTTGCTGCGCAGTGCGCGCCTGGTCAAATATCGCCGCGAAGGAAAACTGGCCTGGTATTCTTTAGACGACGAACATGTCGGTTCACTGCTTGCTCAAAGCATTGAACATATTAAGCACGACTAG
- a CDS encoding DMT family transporter: MNGYALLAIAIVCEIFATSMLKASAGFTKLVPATLFVMVMSTSFYMLSRALTQIPLSIAYAIWSGVGTALTAAVAIFLWKEPINIYTFAGIVLIIIGVILLNLKGAAH, translated from the coding sequence ATGAATGGATATGCGTTATTAGCGATAGCTATTGTTTGTGAAATCTTTGCAACATCAATGTTGAAAGCTTCTGCGGGCTTTACAAAGCTTGTCCCCGCGACTCTATTCGTTATGGTCATGAGTACTTCGTTCTATATGCTTTCAAGGGCCTTGACCCAAATACCCTTGAGCATAGCCTACGCTATTTGGTCAGGCGTAGGCACGGCATTGACTGCAGCGGTAGCCATATTCCTTTGGAAGGAGCCTATTAATATTTATACTTTTGCTGGCATAGTATTGATTATAATTGGCGTAATACTGCTTAATTTAAAAGGTGCTGCACATTAA
- a CDS encoding alpha/beta hydrolase, with protein MKIEQINIFPDRPGVTLTAYIPQGAADLPAMIVLPGGAYIACAPGEGEPVARFFAERGFAAFVLKYSTMYEGFAPARGEPVNKNVHFPGPLLDLGRAVLAIRERAEGWGVDGGKVALCGFSAGGHLAASYITGWNGPELAVLGVPPEQLRPSAAVLCYPVTDFGILRSQQAGEAILMVYQAIFGTSEPSPEQLALRSPARHVTDSAPPTFIWHTADDDRVPVQNSVVMADALERAGVPFELHIFDHGPHAAALSRGLPAEVWPDLAERFLKRTL; from the coding sequence ATGAAGATAGAACAAATAAACATCTTTCCGGACAGGCCGGGCGTTACGCTGACAGCCTATATTCCTCAGGGCGCGGCGGATCTTCCGGCAATGATTGTGCTCCCCGGCGGGGCGTATATTGCATGCGCACCCGGTGAGGGCGAGCCGGTAGCCCGGTTTTTTGCGGAACGGGGCTTTGCAGCCTTTGTATTGAAATACTCCACTATGTATGAAGGCTTTGCGCCGGCCCGAGGGGAGCCGGTGAATAAAAACGTCCATTTTCCCGGACCGTTGCTAGATTTAGGCCGCGCTGTGCTGGCCATCAGGGAGCGGGCGGAGGGCTGGGGCGTAGATGGGGGAAAAGTAGCCCTCTGCGGTTTTTCCGCCGGCGGGCATCTGGCGGCCAGCTATATAACCGGCTGGAATGGACCGGAACTGGCGGTTTTGGGCGTTCCGCCGGAACAGCTGCGACCTTCGGCAGCGGTTCTTTGCTATCCGGTGACGGACTTTGGTATTTTGCGCAGCCAGCAGGCGGGAGAGGCAATTCTGATGGTTTATCAGGCCATATTCGGGACAAGTGAGCCTTCCCCTGAGCAGCTGGCTTTACGCAGTCCTGCCCGGCACGTGACGGACAGTGCGCCGCCTACCTTCATCTGGCATACGGCCGACGACGACAGGGTGCCTGTTCAAAATTCGGTGGTGATGGCTGACGCATTGGAAAGAGCCGGCGTACCCTTTGAACTGCATATCTTCGACCACGGCCCCCACGCCGCTGCCTTGTCCCGCGGTTTGCCGGCAGAGGTCTGGCCCGACTTGGCGGAGCGGTTTTTGAAAAGAACCCTCTGA
- a CDS encoding Fur family transcriptional regulator, which produces MEQLIRVLRDKGFKITPQRRAVITALAKCGKFPTAQRIWDYVRTITPDVSFDTIYRNLSLLVELGIVSEIHTKGREGNVFEIVETDHHHHLICVSCGTTQCLDFCPVSHGDLAKAEAGGFKITSHSLEFYGYCRECASAG; this is translated from the coding sequence ATGGAGCAGCTGATTAGGGTTTTGCGTGATAAAGGATTTAAGATTACGCCGCAGCGCCGGGCGGTTATTACCGCGTTAGCTAAGTGCGGCAAGTTTCCCACAGCTCAACGGATTTGGGATTATGTGCGTACAATTACCCCTGATGTTAGTTTTGATACAATTTATCGCAATTTAAGCTTATTAGTTGAGTTAGGAATCGTCAGCGAGATTCATACCAAGGGCAGAGAAGGCAATGTTTTTGAAATTGTGGAAACAGATCATCATCATCACTTGATTTGCGTAAGCTGCGGGACGACGCAGTGTCTGGATTTTTGTCCGGTCAGCCATGGGGATTTGGCTAAAGCTGAAGCCGGTGGTTTTAAAATAACTTCGCATTCTCTGGAGTTTTACGGCTATTGCCGGGAGTGCGCCAGTGCCGGTTAG
- a CDS encoding hemolysin family protein, whose amino-acid sequence MNTYLDTPSVGLEITIILMLILANGVFAMTEMAIVSSRKARLEKQADSGDTGARIALELAAEPTPLLSTIQIGITLIGILTGAFGGATLSKSLAPQLQSIPVIGSYSEAVALFIVISSITYLSLILGELVPKRLALNNPEPIAALLARPMRTFARLASPLVKFLSSSTKFTLRTLGVKPSQEPPVTEDEIRILIEQGTEAGTFEKTEQDMVEKIFRLGDQRAYSIMTPRTQMVWLDLEEPFELNLQIIKDSSHTRFPAAKGNLDDFSGIIYIKDLLSANLNASLDIESLVRTPMFIPKSMKAFKILETFKQTGTHEAVVLDEFGGVIGFITLHDILSEIVGDISPDTELEDVQIIQRDDGSWLVDGLLPVEDFKEVFDIDELPDEARDHYQTVGGFVTSYLGYIPAASESFEWNDLRFEIMDMDRVRVDKILVTRLAAEAETETRI is encoded by the coding sequence GTGAACACGTATTTGGACACACCTTCGGTAGGTCTGGAAATTACCATAATACTAATGTTGATCTTGGCGAATGGAGTTTTCGCCATGACTGAAATGGCCATAGTATCTTCACGTAAAGCACGATTGGAAAAACAGGCTGATTCCGGCGATACCGGCGCCAGGATTGCTTTAGAGTTAGCGGCGGAGCCAACGCCTCTTTTATCGACTATTCAGATTGGAATTACCTTGATCGGTATTCTTACCGGCGCCTTTGGCGGAGCTACTTTGTCCAAAAGCCTGGCTCCACAGCTGCAGTCAATTCCGGTTATCGGCAGTTACAGTGAGGCTGTTGCCTTATTTATTGTTATCTCTAGCATTACCTATCTTTCCCTTATTCTGGGTGAATTGGTGCCGAAGAGACTGGCGCTGAATAACCCCGAGCCAATTGCGGCATTACTGGCCCGCCCCATGCGTACCTTTGCCAGATTGGCCTCACCGCTCGTCAAATTCTTAAGTTCTTCCACCAAGTTTACCCTTAGGACTCTCGGGGTCAAACCTTCGCAGGAACCGCCGGTAACTGAAGACGAAATCAGAATTCTGATTGAACAGGGTACTGAAGCCGGAACCTTCGAGAAAACCGAGCAGGACATGGTAGAAAAAATCTTTCGCTTAGGCGATCAGCGTGCCTATTCTATTATGACACCCCGTACGCAAATGGTCTGGCTGGACTTGGAAGAACCCTTTGAGCTTAATTTACAGATCATTAAGGACAGCTCCCACACCCGCTTTCCTGCAGCCAAAGGTAATCTCGATGATTTTTCAGGCATAATCTATATCAAGGATCTCTTATCTGCAAACCTCAATGCCAGCCTTGATATTGAATCCCTGGTTCGTACTCCCATGTTTATCCCGAAATCGATGAAAGCATTCAAAATTCTTGAGACCTTTAAGCAAACCGGTACGCACGAAGCCGTGGTACTCGACGAGTTCGGCGGAGTAATCGGTTTTATCACCCTCCATGATATTCTGTCGGAAATCGTAGGCGACATCTCCCCTGATACTGAATTAGAGGATGTTCAAATCATTCAGCGCGATGACGGGTCCTGGCTTGTTGACGGCTTATTGCCAGTTGAGGACTTTAAGGAAGTTTTCGACATTGATGAGCTGCCGGATGAAGCCCGCGATCATTATCAGACAGTCGGGGGCTTTGTCACTTCATATCTTGGTTATATTCCCGCAGCGTCCGAAAGCTTTGAGTGGAATGATCTGCGCTTTGAAATAATGGACATGGACCGGGTGCGGGTAGATAAAATTCTGGTTACCAGGCTTGCTGCAGAAGCTGAAACGGAAACCAGAATTTAA
- a CDS encoding DNA polymerase Y family protein produces the protein MKRTILHVDLNNFYASVECLYRPELRDKPVIVCGDAEARHGIVLAKNYPAKAYGIKTGDVIWQAKQKCPGLITVPANFRQYLRFSRLAREIFADYTDLIEEFGVDEAWLDVSGSVWRYGSGRSIAGEIRRRFKTELGLTGSVGVSFNKIFAKLGSDMRKPDATTVIAEDNFREVVWPLPVGQLLYVGRST, from the coding sequence ATGAAACGCACAATCCTGCATGTAGACCTTAACAATTTCTATGCCAGTGTCGAGTGCCTCTATCGGCCGGAACTGCGCGATAAGCCGGTCATTGTCTGCGGCGATGCCGAGGCGCGGCATGGTATTGTACTCGCCAAGAACTATCCGGCCAAAGCCTATGGCATTAAAACCGGGGATGTTATCTGGCAGGCGAAACAAAAATGTCCCGGTTTAATAACGGTGCCGGCAAACTTCCGGCAATATCTTCGCTTTTCCAGGCTGGCCCGTGAAATATTTGCCGACTACACCGATTTGATAGAGGAGTTCGGTGTGGATGAGGCCTGGCTGGATGTTAGTGGCTCTGTGTGGCGGTACGGAAGCGGCCGGTCAATTGCCGGTGAAATACGCCGGCGCTTTAAAACAGAGCTTGGGTTAACCGGCTCTGTCGGAGTTTCGTTCAATAAAATATTCGCCAAACTGGGCAGCGATATGAGAAAGCCGGATGCAACAACCGTGATTGCCGAAGATAATTTCCGGGAAGTCGTTTGGCCGCTGCCTGTTGGCCAATTGCTCTATGTTGGCCGGTCAACATAG
- a CDS encoding DMT family transporter has translation MTQRKADLLIATVSIAWGTSYLLMKLGLNGIGPFSLIALRFGIAFLVTFSIFFRRVIKADVKIIGYSAVLGLILFGIFTVLMYGLKTTTVSSAGFLTSVTVIFVPILQSLITRKRPTLPIAGSVLIILIGIGLLTIKASFVMENGSILCVLGAFLYAVHIILTSSLVQEISGLQLGIFQLGFAALYGVIFSCIFEIPALPSNTTEWIAVLGLALVCSAYGFVVQPIAQKFTTPERAGILFALEPVCSALFGFVFLQEMLQLQGYVGAMLVLCGVLISGIKEKDNKDVLKTGAAD, from the coding sequence ATGACGCAAAGAAAAGCTGATTTACTCATTGCCACTGTTTCTATCGCCTGGGGGACTTCCTATTTGCTGATGAAACTTGGACTCAATGGAATTGGGCCTTTTTCTTTAATCGCGTTGCGATTCGGCATTGCGTTTCTTGTAACCTTTAGCATCTTTTTCCGGCGGGTAATCAAAGCCGACGTAAAGATCATTGGTTATAGCGCAGTGCTGGGGCTGATTTTATTTGGCATTTTCACTGTGCTTATGTATGGGCTGAAAACAACAACAGTTTCATCTGCCGGCTTTCTAACAAGTGTAACTGTTATTTTTGTACCGATTTTGCAATCCCTAATTACCCGGAAAAGACCTACACTGCCGATTGCCGGAAGCGTTTTAATCATCCTTATAGGAATAGGGCTTTTAACAATCAAAGCTTCGTTTGTAATGGAAAACGGTTCAATTTTATGCGTTCTCGGCGCGTTTTTATATGCAGTCCATATTATCCTTACAAGTTCCCTGGTTCAAGAAATCAGTGGATTGCAGCTGGGAATTTTTCAGCTGGGATTTGCCGCCCTATATGGAGTGATTTTTTCATGTATTTTTGAAATACCGGCGTTGCCATCTAATACAACAGAGTGGATTGCCGTATTGGGGCTGGCCCTTGTGTGCAGTGCGTATGGCTTTGTTGTGCAGCCTATTGCCCAGAAATTCACGACGCCGGAAAGGGCCGGCATACTGTTTGCTTTAGAACCGGTTTGTTCGGCTTTGTTCGGCTTTGTTTTTTTGCAGGAAATGCTGCAATTGCAAGGTTATGTTGGGGCTATGCTTGTTTTGTGCGGTGTATTGATCTCCGGCATTAAGGAAAAAGATAACAAAGATGTTTTGAAGACCGGGGCGGCTGACTAG
- a CDS encoding metal ABC transporter solute-binding protein, Zn/Mn family — MRLGKRVSVYLLVLSLVVFVAGCGKVNETSAVSEKMKVVATVYPVYDFVRQVGGDKVEAVMLVNPGTEPHDWEPTAKEIAQIKTAKVFFYHGAGLEPIDKLLAPEVLGSAKAVEVSKGIALLADREGEHEHEEHEHEEHEHEHEGKENEHGHEHGHEHGHVHVDMHTWLDPVSAQQEVKTIAAALAAADPSNSDYYLANAERFNSELAQLDQDYKSALSTVARRDIITSHAAFGYLAERYDLHQLAVMGLSPDSEPTPDKMAEIIKFCREHNVKYIFFETLVSPRVSETIAKETGAGLLVLNPIESLTAEEVKQGKNYLSIMKENLENLKKALND; from the coding sequence GTGCGATTAGGAAAAAGAGTGTCTGTTTATCTGCTGGTGCTGAGTTTGGTTGTGTTTGTCGCCGGGTGCGGCAAAGTCAACGAAACCAGCGCAGTTAGTGAAAAAATGAAGGTTGTAGCTACCGTTTATCCGGTTTATGATTTTGTGCGTCAGGTTGGCGGTGACAAAGTCGAGGCGGTCATGCTGGTAAATCCAGGGACGGAACCTCATGACTGGGAGCCGACAGCGAAGGAAATTGCTCAGATTAAAACCGCAAAGGTGTTTTTTTATCATGGCGCCGGGCTGGAACCGATTGATAAGCTGTTAGCGCCGGAAGTGCTGGGATCCGCCAAAGCGGTGGAGGTGAGCAAGGGCATTGCATTATTAGCCGACAGGGAAGGGGAGCATGAGCACGAGGAGCATGAGCACGAGGAGCATGAGCACGAGCATGAAGGCAAAGAAAATGAACATGGTCATGAACATGGTCATGAACATGGCCATGTTCATGTTGATATGCATACCTGGCTTGATCCGGTCAGCGCACAGCAGGAGGTAAAAACGATTGCTGCAGCTTTAGCAGCTGCAGATCCGTCCAACAGCGATTATTATCTGGCAAATGCCGAGCGGTTTAACAGCGAACTGGCCCAGCTGGATCAGGATTATAAGTCGGCGCTAAGTACCGTTGCCCGCAGGGATATCATAACAAGCCATGCCGCATTTGGTTATCTGGCTGAGCGTTATGACTTGCATCAGTTAGCCGTCATGGGCTTATCGCCTGACAGTGAGCCAACGCCTGATAAAATGGCTGAAATTATTAAGTTTTGCCGTGAACATAATGTCAAATACATATTTTTCGAAACTCTGGTTAGTCCCAGAGTATCAGAAACGATTGCCAAAGAAACCGGAGCCGGGTTACTGGTTTTAAATCCAATCGAGAGTTTGACTGCCGAAGAGGTAAAGCAAGGGAAAAATTATTTAAGTATAATGAAAGAAAACCTTGAGAATTTAAAGAAAGCATTAAATGATTAG
- the recA gene encoding recombinase RecA — protein sequence MASDKGVIAAEKQGKETALENAIRQIEKDHGKGSIMKLGEAAAKMNVEVIPTGVLSLDVALGVGGIPRGRVIEIYGPESSGKTTVALHMIAQAQKAGGLAAFIDAEHALDPVYAKALGVDIDNLLISQPDNGEQALEIADALVRSGAIDIIVVDSVAALVPKAEIEGEMGDSHVGLQARLMSQAMRKLAGIISKSRATAVFINQLREKVGVMFGSPETTTGGRALKFYASVRLDVRKIDTIKQGNEIVGNRTRIKVVKNKVAPPFRQVEFDIMYGQGASHEGILVDTGTELDIIDKSGAWYSYGADRLGQGRENAKETLRNNPDIAGKVEAEIRAKLMSGKAALPIAPEAAAAEAAE from the coding sequence ATGGCATCAGATAAAGGCGTTATCGCTGCGGAGAAACAGGGAAAAGAGACTGCGTTAGAGAACGCGATCAGGCAAATCGAGAAGGATCATGGCAAAGGCTCAATTATGAAACTAGGTGAAGCGGCCGCAAAAATGAATGTCGAGGTTATTCCAACTGGCGTATTATCGCTTGATGTGGCATTAGGCGTCGGCGGCATTCCCCGCGGCAGGGTCATTGAAATTTATGGCCCGGAATCTTCCGGGAAAACCACGGTTGCCCTGCACATGATCGCTCAGGCGCAGAAAGCCGGCGGTCTTGCTGCCTTCATTGATGCTGAGCATGCCCTTGATCCGGTCTACGCGAAAGCGCTGGGCGTTGATATTGACAACCTCTTGATTTCTCAGCCTGACAATGGGGAGCAGGCTTTGGAAATAGCGGATGCTTTGGTGCGCAGCGGCGCTATAGATATTATTGTTGTGGATTCGGTTGCCGCTCTGGTGCCAAAAGCAGAGATTGAGGGCGAAATGGGGGATTCTCATGTTGGCCTGCAGGCAAGGTTAATGTCTCAGGCAATGAGAAAACTTGCCGGCATTATCAGCAAATCACGGGCAACGGCTGTATTTATTAATCAGCTTAGGGAAAAAGTTGGTGTTATGTTTGGCAGCCCGGAGACGACTACCGGCGGACGGGCTTTGAAGTTCTATGCATCGGTGCGGCTGGACGTACGGAAAATTGATACTATTAAACAGGGCAATGAAATTGTTGGCAACCGGACCAGGATTAAAGTTGTGAAGAATAAGGTGGCGCCGCCTTTTCGGCAAGTTGAATTTGATATTATGTACGGCCAGGGAGCATCCCATGAAGGGATCCTGGTTGATACCGGCACTGAGCTTGATATTATTGATAAGAGCGGCGCCTGGTATTCATACGGCGCAGACCGATTGGGGCAGGGCCGGGAAAATGCAAAAGAGACGCTAAGAAATAATCCTGATATTGCCGGGAAGGTAGAAGCTGAGATTAGGGCGAAGCTGATGAGCGGCAAGGCTGCTCTGCCAATCGCGCCGGAAGCCGCGGCGGCTGAAGCGGCAGAATAA